The Populus alba chromosome 6, ASM523922v2, whole genome shotgun sequence genomic interval taatttctcttttatagATCGAAATTGAATCTTTTCGTTAGTTTATATTTAGGGTTTTgaattgtgggttttttttttttttaactttggtaCAGGCCGGTACGGAGGTAtcaggagaagagaagaagagatggacgctaaatgattttgatataggAAAGCCACTTGGACGTGGAAAGTTCGGTCATGTTTACTTAGCCAGAGAAAAAAGGGTGAGTTTTTCAGTTTCATTGATGATAAAAaccctttatttttatctaattaaatttgaaatctgTGCTTATTATTGTACATAAATTGGAGCTTATATGTGAATTTAGTTGGGTTCTCTTGtgttaaaatgaatttttaatttttaggtttttttattttcgggTTACCttagaaaattaaaggaaaCTAGCAGGATTTTGTTTTAACTGATCATTGTACAATCAATTGATCTTTTAATGTTTGTTGCGGGTTCAGAGCAATCATATTGTGGCTTTGAAGGTTCTGTTTAAGAGTCAGTTGCAGCAATCACAAGTTGAACATCAGCTCCGTCGCGAAGTTGAAATTCAAAGTCATCTTAGGCATCCCAATATATTGCGCCTTTATGGTTACTTTTACGATCAGGTGTGTTTCTTACGATCCTCgtttgaatttttgaaagtttttggtAAATTTGActgatttgtgttttttctacCTGAAATTGTGGCAGAAACGAGTTTATTTGATATTAGAATATGCAGCCAAAGGTGAACTCTACAAAGAATTGCAAAAATGTAAATACTTCAGCGAAAGACGTGCTGCTACTGTGAGTTATTTTTAAGCCGTCTCTTTCAATTATCTTCAGTTTACTTGTCCTACTGTTAATACCCTTGTGCCAGCATGTTTTACCTTCAGTTAATTTGCTTCAAACCATGATTTTTCCTTCAACTTCCAATTTGAGACACGAAAATTACATTTTGCACTGTCATGTCTGATCATGCGAATACTGATTAGTTATGTTGGGTGTGGATTTGGTAAATGTGGCAGTATGTTGCGTCATTAGCCCGGGCACTGATTTATTGTCACGGCAAGCATGTAATACACAGAGACATCAAGCCAGAGAACCTGTTAATAGGTGCACAGGTGATATGACAGCTA includes:
- the LOC118030649 gene encoding serine/threonine-protein kinase Aurora-1 produces the protein MAIASETQPQEKAGTEVSGEEKKRWTLNDFDIGKPLGRGKFGHVYLAREKRSNHIVALKVLFKSQLQQSQVEHQLRREVEIQSHLRHPNILRLYGYFYDQKRVYLILEYAAKGELYKELQKCKYFSERRAATYVASLARALIYCHGKHVIHRDIKPENLLIGAQGELKIADFGWSVHTFNRRQTMCGTLDYLPPEMVESVEHDASVDIWSLGVLCYEFLYGVPPFEAKEHSDTYRRIVQVDLKFPSKPIVSSAAKDLISQMLVKDSAERLPLHKLLDHPWIVQNADPSGIFRG